The following are encoded together in the Schistocerca gregaria isolate iqSchGreg1 unplaced genomic scaffold, iqSchGreg1.2 ptg000888l, whole genome shotgun sequence genome:
- the LOC126324482 gene encoding elongator complex protein 1-like, whose amino-acid sequence MMNLRMLAESRVRLGLEPGVEVVRFCVVPRLEWVYVVTSDERLLVFEARGGKEVKGARRGRLPSGSGAVSLSYTPESDSVWMCLDSGEVFEFDVGAEEGEEEGPVGVVKDGIESVGWCGDEEYALYVTKGGHVLMMTQELEVVMEKTDVGRGGEVAWRGDGRYFAVSRRRDGGDGYELVIWDRMGNEVGRSEALKDGCQSRCVAWSPNGEVLVSVDEVERAVVLFEKNGLRNGKFRLRGGGEVEQMRWSRGGDTLGLLIREGGERRLELWSRKNYHWYLKYELRYEGRVMMEWGRDGRMDLLVMTSTGELMEYRFEWVVDRDERGMEVGVVDGSKVLTTSFERACIPPPMSESEVELGGGGVAGVGYEKKWEKAVEGLNGRWMRQLVVVDREEAWAVVSDGREEALARLKLGGCRVVVEAERALSGRRVKRLSMVVGSGGEIVCEYEDGEVKELTGAWSRKLPECCEWIEGIVTEEGGRLVVGLSSEGRLYAGEKLVSQSCTSFGLGEGNLVYTTYERLFVVRVGERWGRDGFEASNIAAERLRSGREVEKGSTLVAIDRYGSRVVLQTERGNLEQLEPRELVMGVVDGLLADCQYGKALEVMNRQRVDLNYVYEYDSAKFMEHVRDFLEQAKGGGKLEMWMGTLNSAGCGGDLDAPEAEASWESQKLSRRVEVVERPVNRVCRRLREEMVKLGRREYLCAIMLSWVKQDPANVEEALRVVIEEEEGREERLEHLSYFVDRQVLYEHALGTYDIGLARWAAGHTQMDPKEYKLELSRLESHANPVYREYCIDRRLGRWPAALEKLGSLGSDYEDEWLELVREQQLYLQAISSTHASDRARKCVWKMYGDHLVQKKNFREASLAYWRACQWSDALEHAVSEGDWRSALSIAHEGKLFPSSHDFQRFISDMAESCRRRFQYADAAHLWTHYAMQPLKAFPLLLEGHLWQDAILLCLQYPSLFPDSISSQLVPSLLRTHSVLLEEASSHIKELIQRHDALLSLRFRKSQRLHSDLDSISSYSTTTSRSTASRSTASYSTGTRSTSTRHKKPSSRPGSSTEEEYLLYRIPQLLFTPQLQARSYSLLSALSHFDLLPQALALSEKLKSWLELSQFAIPLIDTPSPPLQASAPLDSRVTLPVSHWLPPLFQST is encoded by the exons ATGATGAATTTGCGGATGTTGGCGGAGAGTCGGGTGAGGTTGGGGTTGGAGCCCGGGGTGGAGGTGGTCCGGTTTTGCGTGGTGCCTAGGTTGGAGTGGGTGTATGTGGTGACGAGTGACGAGAGGTTGTTGGTGTTCGAGGCTAGGGGAGGGAAG GAGGTGAAGGGGGCGAGGAGGGGGCGGCTGCCGAGCGGGAGCGGGGCGGTGTCGTTGTCGTACACACCTGAGAGTGACAGTGTGTGGATGTGCCTGGATTCCGGGGAGGTGTTTGAGTTTGACGTGGGggcggaggagggggaggaggaggggccgGTGGGGGTGGTGAAGGATGGGATTGAGTCGGTGGGGTGGTGTGGGGACGAGGAGTACGCGTTGTACGTGACGAAGGGCGGTCACGTGTTGATGATGACGCAGGAGTTGGAGGTGGTGATGGAGAAGACGGacgtggggagggggggtgaggtGGCGTGGAGAGGCGACGGGCGGTATTTTGCGGTGTCTAGACGCAGGGATGGGGGGGACGGGTACGAGTTGGTGATATGGGACAGGATGGGAAACGAGGTGGGGAGGAGTGAGGCGCTGAAGGATGGATGTCAGTCGAGGTGCGTTGCGTGGAGTCCGAATGGCGAAGTGCTGGTGTCTGTGGACGAGGTGGAGAGGGCGGTGGTGTTGTTTGAGAAGAACGGGTTGAGGAATGGGAAGTTTAGGTTGAGAGGAGGGGGTGAGGTGGAGCAGATGAGGTGGAGCAGAGGAGGCGACACGTTGGGGTTGTTGATACGTGAAGGGGGCGAGAGGAGGTTGGAGTTGTGGAGTAGGAAGAATTATCATTGGTACTTGAAGTACGAGTTGAGGTATGAGGGGAGGGTGATGATGGAGTGGGGGAGAGACGGGCGGATGGATTTGTTGGTGATGACGTCGACGGGTGAGTTGATGGAGTACAGATTTGAATGGGTGGTGGACAGAGATGAAAGGGGGATGGAGGTGGGTGTGGTGGATGGGAGCAAGGTGTTGACGACGTCGTTTGAGCGAGCTTGCATACCGCCGCCGATGAGTGAGAGCGAGGTGGAGTTGGGTGGTGGTGGAGTG GCGGGTGTGGGATACGAGAAGAAGTGGGAGAAGGCGGTGGAGGGTTTGAACGGGAGGTGGATGAGGCAGTTGGTGGTGGTGGATAGAGAGGAAGCGTGGGCGGTTGTGAGTGATGGGAGAGAGGAGGCGTTGGCGAGGTTGAAGTTGGGGGGGTGCAGAGTGGTGGTGGAGGCGGAGAGAGCGCTGAGCGGTCGTCGGGTGAAGAGACTGAGCATGGTAGTGGGGAGCGGGGGCGAAATAGTGTGCGAATATGAGGACGGAGAGGTGAAGGAATTGACAGGTGCGTGGAGCCGGAAGTTGCCGGAATGCTGCGAATGGATAGAAGGGATCGTGACGGAGGAGGGGGGGAGGCTGGTGGTGGGTTTGTCGAGTGAGGGAAGGCTGTATGCGGGCGAGAAGTTGGTATCGCAGAGTTGTACGTCGTTCGGACTGGGAGAAGGAAATTTAGTGTACACGACGTACGAGAGGTTGTTTGTGGTGAGAGTGGGCGAGCGGTGGGGGAGGGACGGGTTTGAAGCGTCGAATATTGCGGCGGAGAGGCTGAGGAGCGGAAGGGAGGTAGAGAAGGGTTCGACATTGGTGGCGATAGACCGGTACGGGTCGAGGGTGGTACTGCAGACGGAGAGAGGGAACTTGGAGCAGTTGGAGCCCAGAGAGCTGGTCATGGGCGTGGTGGACGGTCTTCTAGCGGACTGCCAGTACGGGAAGGCGTTGGAGGTGATGAACCGCCAGAGGGTGGATTTGAATTATGTGTACGAGTATGACAGCGCGAAGTTTATGGAGCACGTACGAGATTTTTTAGAGCAGGCAAAGGGCGGGGGAAAGCTGGAGATGTGGATGGGCACGTTGAACAGCGCAGGGTGTGGTGGGGACCTGGACGCGCCCGAAGCCGAAGCGAGCTGGGAATCGCAGAAGCTAAGCAGGAGGGTAGAGGTGGTCGAGAGACCGGTGAATCGCGTGTGTAGGCGTTTACGGGAGGAGATGGTCAAGTTGGGGAGAAGGGAATATTTGTGCGCGATCATGTTGAGTTGGGTGAAGCAGGATCCTGCGAACGTCGAGGAGGCGTTGAGGGTGGTGATCGAGGAGGAAGAGGGTCGAGAAGAGCGGTTGGAACATTTGAGTTACTTTGTTGACAGACAGGTTTTGTATGAGCACGCGCTGGGCACGTACGACATAGGCCTAGCGCGCTGGGCGGCGGGCCACACACAGATGGATCCCAAGGAATACAAGCTGGAATTGAGTCGCTTGGAGTCGCACGCGAATCCGGTCTATCGCGAATACTGTATCGACCGCCGTCTAGGACGCTGGCCAGCTGCGTTGGAAAAGCTGGGATCTCTCGGCTCTGACTACGAGGACGAGTGGCTGGAACTGGTTCGCGAGCAACAGCTCTATCTGCAGGCCATTTCGAGCACGCACGCCAGCGACCGTGCTAGAAAGTGTGTGTGGAAAATGTATGGCGACCATTTGGTACAAAAAAAGAACTTCAGAGAAGCCTCGCTTGCTTATTGGCGCGCCTGTCAGTGGTCTGACGCATTGGAACATGCTGTTTCCGAGGGCGATTGGCGATCTGCGCTTTCCATCGCTCACGAGGGCAAGCTCTTTCCTTCTTCGCACGACTTTCAGCGCTTTATTTCTGATATGGCCGAATCTTGTCGTCGTCGATTCCAATATGCCGACGCCGCCCATTTGTGGACGCATTACGCTATGCAGCCTCTGAAGGCTTTTCCTTTGCTCTTAGAAGGACATCTGTGGCAAGACGCAATCCTTCTGTGCCTTCAGTATCCATCTCTTTTCCCTGACTCGATCTCTTCCCAGCTGGTCCCTTCTCTTCTTCGCACGCACTCCGTCTTATTAGAAGAAGCTTCCAGCCATATCAAAGAGCTCATCCAACGTCACGATGCACTCCTCAGCCTTCGCTTTCGTAAATCCCAAAGGCTTCACTCTGACTTGGATTCTATCTCTTCATACAGTACGACGACTTCCCGCTCGACCGCTTCCCGTTCGACCGCTTCCTATTCGACTGGCACAAGATCGACCTCCACCCGTCACAAAAAACCGTCCAGCAGACCCGGATCCTCCACCGAAGAAGAATACCTCCTCTACCGTATCCCCCAACTCCTCTTTACCCCTCAGCTACAAGCGAGATCCTATTCCCTTCTATCCGCTCTGTCTCACTTCGATCTACTCCCACAAGCCTTAGCTTTGTCTGAAAAGCTCAAGTCCTGGCTAGAATTGTCTCAGTTCGCCATCCCCCTCATCGACACACCCAGTCCCCCTTTGCAGGCGTCCGCGCCCCTCGACTCGCGCGTGACGCTACCGGTCTCACACTGGCTCCCACCACTCTTCCAAAGCACATAA
- the LOC126324480 gene encoding ribonucleases P/MRP protein subunit POP1-like codes for MDPPAAKKRALDGAEDAQRVESICVEKFFDAREKEVITLQALLTKAGRNSDNSRKKFCAFQLLPRHLRRRAMSHNPYLVPSPLRGLALKQSRANQPGSAKQVRRRRSRRSKRKASWLETHLWHAKRFKMGRHGKYVIPLKSSSRSRRAAYRDSKSHSVIWDSSFFQLLSVRGTEQNLASLFSSLNVNSEAVLASHKFYHRVAFYRKSTSNSNLWVPIAPVFLHGRRLPSQCLEFWIWVDALALEDVKDAILQNATNIDLSDFVEQWNRYELIGPQSSRILQKILSPVLPESVQLWQKLLSGRPSSAPNNVCLICQVRDPRLLSPSDPPPPSNSGLLSLQELFQHPLWQLHDSAPTWDVDRLALEGLCRLKEHQINARNKTNQDVLSSSCWTVLARLPPENRERVQDAWVLHVPKTWGLVFWKCCVLNGCRPIGYDERLDLMLSSDQLRFPHDYPGTPAHEVYQKNLGEKLNMAWLSKPPAKRVNYAKLSVSSPFTCPWHELAGPAFDGTLSITNTIPSQLYGTNTRKNPLQLVCALLRLPKGGSVITYNARVYDDQDHLLGFVTSGHYSYAWGMATAIAFCRADRIKDLFREKQTTVLVKNASSQFAHSAHITLHPSSTLSS; via the coding sequence ATGGACCCCCCCGCTGCCAAGAAGCGCGCTCTCGACGGCGCGGAGGACGCGCAGCGCGTGGAATCCATATGCGTCGAGAAATTCTTCGACGCAAGGGAAAAGGAGGTCATCACGCTTCAAGCTCTCTTGACCAAAGCTGGTCGAAATAGCGACAACAGCCGAAAAAAATTCTGTGCGTTTCAACTTCTTCCCCGCCACCTCCGTAGAAGGGCTATGAGCCACAACCCCTACCTCGTCCCTTCCCCGCTCCGAGGTTTGGCACTCAAACAGAGCCGAGCCAACCAGCCCGGCTCCGCCAAGCAAGTCAGGCGCCGACGTTCTCGACGTTCGAAACGCAAGGCGTCGTGGCTCGAAACGCATTTGTGGCACGCAAAAAGGTTCAAAATGGGACGTCACGGAAAATACGTCATCCCGCTGAAATCTTCCAGCCGTTCTAGAAGAGCTGCGTATCGAGACTCAAAGAGCCATTCTGTCATATGGGACAGCTCTTTCTTCCAGCTTCTCTCCGTTAGAGGAACCGAACAAAATCTCGCGTCGCTCTTCTCGTCTCTCAATGTCAATTCGGAAGCCGTCCTCGCCAGCCACAAATTTTATCACCGCGTTGCTTTCTATCGAAAATCCACCAGCAATTCCAATTTGTGGGTCCCGATCGCGCCTGTGTTTCTTCACGGACGCCGACTCCCATCGCAATGCCTGGAGTTCTGGATCTGGGTGGACGCGCTGGCCCTCGAAGACGTCAAAGACGCCATCCTTCAAAACGCGACCAACATTGACTTATCTGACTTCGTTGAACAGTGGAATCGGTACGAACTCATCGGACCTCAATCCTCTCGCATTCTCCAAAAGATTCTGTCCCCTGTATTGCCCGAATCCGTCCAACTGTGGCAAAAACTCCTCTCCGGACGACCTTCTTCAGCGCCAAACAACGTCTGTCTAATCTGCCAAGTCCGCGATCCTCGACTTCTTTCCCCCTCCGACCCGCCACCCCCGTCGAACTCGGGCCTCCTGTCGCTCCAAGAGCTGTTCCAACACCCCCTCTGGCAACTCCACGACTCCGCCCCCACGTGGGACGTCGACCGACTGGCTCTAGAGGGCCTCTGTCGGCTCAAAGAGCACCAAATCAACGCCCGAAACAAAACCAACCAAGACGTCctctcgagcagctgctggaccgTCCTGGCCCGCCTACCTCCGGAAAACCGGGAACGCGTCCAAGACGCCTGGGTCCTTCACGTCCCCAAAACGTGGGGACTCGTCTTCTGGAAATGCTGCGTCTTGAACGGCTGTCGACCAATCGGCTACGACGAACGACTGGACCTGATGCTCAGCTCGGACCAACTCCGATTTCCCCACGACTACCCCGGCACCCCCGCTCACGAAGTGTACCAAAAAAACCTCGGAGAAAAATTGAACATGGCCTGGCTGTCAAAGCCACCCGCAAAACGCGTCAACTACGCCAAACTGTCTGTCTCGTCCCCCTTCACCTGTCCGTGGCACGAACTCGCCGGCCCAGCGTTCGATGGCACGCTCTCTATCACCAACACCATACCCTCTCAACTGTACGGCACGAACACTCGAAAAAACCCCCTTCAACTCGTTTGCGCGCTTCTGCGACTGCCCAAAGGAGGCTCAGTCATCACCTACAACGCAAGAGTCTACGACGACCAGGACCACCTGCTCGGCTTCGTCACCAGCGGCCACTACTCCTACGCCTGGGGCATGGCCACCGCCATCGCGTTCTGCAGAGCAGACCGAATAAAAGACCTGTTTCGCGAAAAACAGACAACCGTCCTTGTAAAAAACGCATCTTCGCAATTCGCCCACTCCGCACACATAACGCTCCACCCCTCCTCAACTCTCTCGAGCTGA
- the LOC126324481 gene encoding transcription initiation factor TFIID subunit 11-like, whose product MNGSSPLISSIHLSLPSEKQPDPEEAKPGTTESAASADPGASKKKPGSRKRKESSMGVPATRGRKRLDKGAGGAPLKSRQSHAKRVEEEASVDARPAASTDAASQEAGDQYEGDDADDEEDEGSLSDNEKLKRQREEILQIRRVLASKLTPIQECRYEVFRNSKIDAKHIEEILSGLPIKKTKEFTIKIIGAMGKLYAGELVEKSRDVMTEWGDDGPLRPVHIREAHRRMQADHQLFYIKRKSPFKR is encoded by the exons ATGAACGGCTCCTCGCCGCTCATCTCCTCGATTCATCTCTCGCTGCCTTCTGAAAAGCAGCCGGACCCGGAGGAGGCGAAGCCCGGAACCACGGAGTCGGCGGCCTCCGCGGACCCGGGCGCCTCGAAGAAAAAGCCGGGCTCCCGAAAGCGCAAGGAGTCCTCGATGGGCGTGCCGGCCACCAGAGGAAGAAAGAGACTAGACAAGGGCGCCGGCGGCGCGCCCTTGAAATCCAGGCAATCGCACGCCAAGCGCGTCGAGGAAGAGGCGAGCGTGGACGCGCGGCCGGCGGCGAGCACCGACGCGGCGAGTCAGGAGGCCGGCGACCAATATGAGGGGGACGACGCGGACGACGAAGAAGACGAGGGCAGCCTATCAGACAACGAGAAGCTCAAAAGACAGAGAGAAGAAATTTTGCAGATTCGAAGAGTTCTCGCTTCAAAACTGACGCCCATACAAGAATGCCGGTACGAGGTATTTCGAAATTCTAAAATTGATgcgaagcacatcgaggaaattctGTCTGGACTGCCAATAAAGAAGACGAAGGAGTTCACGATTAAGATAATTGGGGCGATGGGGAAGCTGTACGCTGGAGAACTGGTAGAAAAAA GCCGAGACGTGATGACGGAGTGGGGCGACGACGGCCCCCTGCGCCCCGTTCATATTCGAGAGGCGCACAGAAGGATGCAAGCGGACCACCAGTTGTTCTACATCAAGAGGAAATCCCCTTTCAAGCGATGA